From the genome of Rhinolophus ferrumequinum isolate MPI-CBG mRhiFer1 chromosome 24, mRhiFer1_v1.p, whole genome shotgun sequence:
cttttttttccttaggcttTTTGGGAAAGAAGGTAGAGACGGGGAGGAACAATCTATCAAGAGACCCCTGCCTTCTTCCTCTGTAATTGCCTATGTTTATTTGAAGATTCCAtccaacaaatataaaaattctgcCTTATGGATTTCTCAACTGAGTTACGAAGAATCTCTCTGGAGAGAAAGCACAAGAGACATGGTTACATCTTAAGAGGCGGCAGGAACACACCTGAGACCAGAGAGCAGCACCTACAGATGCACCCCACAGGCCACTACAAAATGGCCCGCCCCCTACACCCAGGTAGATACAGCCAACTCATCACGGcactttaattcttttgggtCCACCTGCAATCCCAGAATCCTTCCAAAGGCAGCACTCCAGCCAGTCACTACTGATAAAACTGAGTTGGCACGAAGAAAAAGCCTCTGCCATTCCTGCTGCAGACCCTTGGTTTATCACTAATAGACGAAACAGAGACAAGACCAGAGGTCagcacattttttcttaaaagggccagagagtaaacaTTTTAGATGTCgcggccatatggtctctgtcacaactattcaactctgcccctgaagcatgaaaacagccatagacaatacataaaaatgagcatggctatattccaataaaacttcatttatggacactggaatttgaaattttacataattttcacatccatgaaatattattcttcttttaattttttcaaatatgtaaaaatataaaaaaactattCTTAACTTGCTGtggtgaggggggaaaaaatcaggcAGTGGTTCCCCATCTTCTCATCAAAAAAAATCCCCGATTCTGCACACTGACtttccttacatttttaatattcaacgAACAGGAAAGTGCACAATGATGAAAAGCCACTGAGTATTAAGtaatgcttttaaataaaaatgaattttattaaccagtctttacatacatatatacatagtagAACAAATaggtaacaaaaatatttattcaatctTCCAAAGTTTAACGTGCACAGAATTTGCTGGCTCCCTTGCAAAATTCTCCGAGTTGGGAATATTGCTTCCGACGAGCAGGGTCATCGGTTCCTAGGATGCAGCCAAATAAGGCTTCTCATCCTCCAGGCTGGACACCCTTAGTTATCAAAGCATGGCCACCGTCGAAGCTTATCATGGCTCTAAGTCTTCCTGTAGCCAGAGGAAAGGACTTTGCTTCCAGAGCACCTGCTGTGTCTAACGGATGAGGAGTGCGTTTAGGAGCTCTCTCAACAAACACCCTTGTTTGAATCCTCTTCTAAGGAATGGTAGTAGTGGGTGAATTGTGATGGGGGGAGAAGGTAATTTTGAACGTTTGGTTgatggtgattttcttttttatataaaagatagaattgaaagacaggaaagttaagagaaaaaggagattCCTGCACCCCAAAATAGAAACGGAAGGGTTTACTGGTGTTACACTGGTAGGTATGACAGGGAAACCATttaggaaaatagtttttaaaaacaggaacCAAGTTGTCTGCCaatacaaaaacacacaatacACAGGATTGCAATTTAGAGCTCATTTTGAAGAGACTGTAAAGATCTAGCCTTTTCTATTAGCACTCTGTGAAGTGGAGACATCTAACAAAGACTAACAACCATCTTCATTCCTATCGCTAAGGAAACCAAATCATAAAATGTCCCCAAAGGTTAAGTGAATTCAATCAGCAAAATTAACAGTGAGGAAGTACTCACCTGAAGCGGGTAAAGTGCAGACTGTTATCTGGAGATGTAAGTGTATGTTCTGGAGGGAGAACGGGTCTCATTCTGGGCACTGGGAGGCACATTTAAGAAATCCCAAATCAAAATAGTGTCATCATGAGAGCTGCTGATGATTTGAAATTCATCAAACTGTAGCCGAAACACACGTCCAGAATGTTCCTGTTGAAATATAACAGCTTGATGAATAAAATGAGACCTTTACAATCCCTCATACCTTACTACCTGGGACTTGGCACAGGCTGAAAACGTGGTTCCTTATCCAGGCTTGCTAAAAAACCCTGCAAATCGTACTGAGCTTTGGCCCTTCACCCTGGGAAAAAATACTCTGCTTTTCCTTCTAGGCCTCTTCTTTAATTACATGTTATATCCTAAATCCTGGCCCATTAATatgtcaaagaagaaaaactatgtGATCGAATCACAAAGGGTCTTAGAAAGGTAAACAACATATTTAATACCCATTCTTGATACACTGTTAAGAACTAGACCCAGAAGGAGAGTGTTTTCAACATGACCAAGAGTATCTATCTACCTCAAACCGCAGCCAACATCAAAACTCATGGTGAAATGTTATTAGAAGCAATCCCATGAAAATCAAGAGGAAAACAAGAATGGCCCTAACTAGAGTTCTGCATGGTCTGGTCAGTGCAAGAAgcagatacagaaataaaaggtaaaactaCTGACAATAAAGAAAAGTCCATCAATATTTTCAAACACCAGTctcttcaaaaatacaaaaaaaagcaagcagactattagaaataatgagCTTAGTAGAGTTGCAAAgacaaaattaacatataaaaataaagtattcctTTATGTCAAAGCAATAATCCAGAGACTATATAGACTGAGGGAGAATTccatcaaaatatatacaaaaatgtgCTGTGTTATAAAGTCTAACATAACCAGATACCCACGTTAAGAAATCTCCCCAGGAGCAAGGAAGGAAATTCTTTGTGCTCTATGAGAAAACCAGTCTACCTATAAACGAGGAAGGCTGCTTCCATATTGTAAGTTGTATTAATGCTCCTGAGGAAAGAGCTTGCTGTAATGGAAATGTCAAAAATGCTCTGATTTTAgctaaacaaaatgaacagaacaGTGCGTTTCTCTGAAGACACAAGCTTTCTAGTGATGCACCCAGGCGGGTCTATCTGTAGGTGGTCATCGTCCAGCACCGGGAACCACTTCCTGTCTGAACAGGTCACGTACCACCAAGGTGCGCAAACACAGTGTGCTGGCTGGGGCTCGAGGGTCAAGAGCAGCTTGCAAATCCCACACTTTAATTTtcctggaaagaaaaaggagattgCGATTAGtggaaaagttaacattttaaatattgtcaaGCATTTCCTTGACAGAAGGCATTTGAACTGGCTATCATAAAAGTTCTTGGGACATATGCTTATGTTTTTACAAGTTCTTTACACTGATTATGCTTGACTTTGGAAAAACTAAGGACCTAAACATTCTCAGAATGGCTGAAACTGTGAAGAAATATTGTTTGAAGGGAGACAAGAAAACAACTTCAGGTTATCTAACTCAGTTCCTGACTTGACAATGTCTGTCTCCAAGTCCATTCATCAGGGCCTCTCCAGGGCTGACTAGGTGCGGCTGACAGAAGCGAGGGCTCTCTGTGAAATTCCAAGGATACCTTTCTCCAACTAAGCAAATGCTGTAAGTTAATAATAGGCGTGTAAACAGACCAACTGACCCATTTGTGAGGTATATATAAGGTCATCTTGAAAGGTTTACAGTTGccatttgctcatttaaaaagttGTGAGGCTTTTAAAAGGACTTGATCAATTCatcaaaaggggaaaagaaatttatcaatgaattcattaaaaaaaaaagcctgggtTAAGGGCTAGGGCAAAGACCTGAATTCACGCACACCCGAGCCCTTCCCTGAGTTTGTAATAACGGTTCAAAGCATAAGTAGAGGAGCGCAGAGGCTCTGCTACTGTGGGGTCTGGAGCAAGGCAGTTCGTCTTTCCGGGGCTGACACCTGCCATCCACCATCGCACAGGGCCCAGCATGGGACCTGGCACACCGAGCCGCCTAACACATAGCACGTTCCCCGTCCTGGTACGGTTACAGCGGTGCACTTGAACATGTGGGGTGCATGCATACCCATCATAGGCCCCGCTGACAATTCTCTTGTTGTCAAACCGGATGCATCGGACCAATTCTTCATGTCCCTCCAGAACTCGCAGGCAGGCGCCACATTCGATATCCCAGAGCCTTGAATGAACAACAGATTTCTGTCAAATGACTCCGACACACGATCACACGACCCTCAAGTTCTTTACATTTGTCCCATACGTGCTTTTCACTCTTCtggaattctttatttctaaatatcgCACTCTCAAGTCCACACTATGCACATACAAAGATACATACGAACATTTAGGACATTGGTGTGTTTTTAAACACTAACTTGGGAGGAAGCCTCACTTTTCATTGTATTTCCTTTCATGTagtttgaaacttttaaaaaccacatgTGTGTGTTACTATTTAAATAAGGTCAACAAACAGGAAACCTCAATTATATTTAGTTCCTAGACATTCTCTTGATGTCTCTGAGTTGATGAAACTATGTAGCCAAATGGTCTAGGAAGGACTTTTCTGGGGGAGCTAGGGATTGCAGGcagtaaaggagaaaaagtgtGTTCTGGCTGCGGCGTGGGGGGAACACATACAGCCAGAGTTCGACCCCCCCCCACGTACTTCTAGCCAAGCCCATGAGGTCAGAACCAGAATGGTGGTCCCCTCTCCTATGAGGTTCAGGGACACCCCTTCCTACATACACACTGCACACCGGGGTTGTCCAGTTTGCAAGGTCACGATGGGAGACTCTCGTTAGGTATGTGCAGTGTCTTGGAAATACAAGCTCACTGACTACATCCAGCCTTTTCTCTGTATATGATTTATATACAATTCTGGAAATAAAGAGCTTTTTCCTGTTATTGATTTTTCTACATTACTTGCAAAAAGAGGTCACAGCAAATATGCATAAAACAAAGTTAGCAAATGAATGCTACAATGACCGTTTCTTAGCCTCTCCACCAGTAGCTCCTATCATACAAgctaatgaatattttaccacaacCACCCTCAGCAAATCTCCTGACTGCCAGTGACGATGGCTTCTCTAATCTACTGTGAACGGTCCTTCGGCACCGCCACTAGGACTCCAAAGGGCTGCCCGTCGATAAACTGTAGAGCAATACACATTATTATTTCGTAAAACCTCAGCAACTCCAATGAAGAAGTTAAGGATTGTTTTATTGCTGAAATACTAAATAACACAACAGAACCAAGATTCAAGtacaaaattgatttttataatatcttaaaacttaaaatgataaagaaaatttatagcaGTTACagctccatctttccttccttcctccaccacTCCCTCCCGtcgtttcttccttccctccctccctctctgaaaTAATCTTGAGCCCAATCTTCATTCTGCCCAAACATTAGGGAATTTGGTTATAAAAAAGCTAGCATATATTGGGACAGTGGGAAAATGACTTGGGATAATTAAATAGCTATTTAAGGCAAGTTCTTAAtaagatataaaatgtttaagGATAGTCATAGTTATTAAAAAGCAAGGACACTGAGTGttgggaagaaaaaagggaaataaaataaatgaccacAGGCACCTTGGGAGAGACAGATAAAGTCCCCGCCCATctctgaggaaggaagggagccagAGCACGCAGGTAAGAGAAAGCAGAGTCACCTGGAGCCTCTTCTGTCCTGAGTGTTCTGGTATTAAGTGCTCTTGGGTTATAAAACCTTGTGCACTGGGGGAATCTTGGAAGAACACACAGGGCATACACAGTTTACCCCCTTTAGAATGCAGAGCCAAACAGACTCATAAAAGTTGCCTAAAGTTTTCTTGTCTGAAGCATCCCCCAAAGACTCTGAGTCTCTGAGCATCAGGACTGGGAGACGAGTCAACACTACGCAAAAATCAGGCAGCCAGCTCTGTTGGCGCTCCAACTTCTACCCACCTGATGGTGTTGTCTGATGATCCACTGACAACCAGTCGGTCCCTGTACTGGAGACAGGCAATGCCTCGCTTGTGCCCGTTCAGAGTCCGAACAAATTCACAGGTACTCGTGCTCCAGACCTGTGTATAACAAATTAGCAATATTCTTTAAGAATGAATGCAGGAAAGTCCCCTCACaatataccttaaaaaaaaaaaaatatgagagcTTCTAGGAATGATCAAAATACTTGATTATGAAATATGGCTGGAAGGCAGGGGGCCAGGCTGGACAGCATAAAATTTCCCAGGCTGCTGAGTACTAAAACCAGaatgaaatacagaaagaagTGAAGTCTCCAAGCCTTGAGATCTTCTTAAAGAGATTATCTCCGGGATGGTTCAGACATTCATTTGCCTACAGGGAAGAGTTTGGGCCAGATTTGTATTTCGTGCCAGTTGACATGTCAAACTCAATGTAACTGATGTGAAAAAGCTTCACCTTTCACATCCTCCTCTTTTCAGCACAGTTTCTTGAACAGCTCCATTTGTTTTGACACATCATTCCTAATATTATGAATGTGGAATAAATAATCTCTTTTTTGTGAAACCATCTGCAAGACTTAGATGTTCATAGATACACAATATATTGTAAGCCAAAAAAGGAGACACAAAGCAACCAAAGTGCCCAGAATTATTTTACTAGCTGCATTTGTAGTTGAATGGGATAACTAGATGTCCCATATGCAAAAGGATGAAGTTGAACCCCTACCTCAcactatatatatgaaaatttaattcaaaatagatcaaagacctaactgTAAGATCTGAATctataaaactcttggaagaaaatgtatgagtaaatctttgtgaccatGATGAGGCAATGGTCTCTTAAatgtgacaacaaaagcacaagcacaaaagaaaaagaaaaactgataaactggacttcgtcaaaattaaaattgttttgtatttcaaagaacaccatcaagaaagtgaaaacaacccacaagatggaagaaaatatttgcaaatcatttctGACTGCAGACAGACTTACTTTGATGGTCCTGTCCCCAGAGGCAGACACGATGTACTTATCATCGAAGTCCACAACATTCACAGCAGCACGGTGGCCGACCAGGACGCGGCGCAGGGTGATGTCGGTGGCAGAGGCCATGTCCCACACAGCGATGGAGCGGTCCTTGGAACAGGTGACCATCAGGCCATTGCTGAAGCGCAGATGCAACACAGCCTCGTTGTGGTGGATCAGCGTGTTCAGAACCTCGCCTGTATTCACATCCCAGACTCTAGAGGACAAAAGTACAGTGCTAATTAGGAGACCACCAGGAAAAGGTTCTGGCATATGTGCTCTGGGCCTATTCTTGGCAATAGGCTGGGAGGTGTGGCCTTTACCTAGATTGGGTGAATGGGACCTGACACCTCAGTATATGCTTAAAAGGAGCCACCGAAGCAACTTCTCTATTTGCTGAGGAGTGTTGGGATGGTTTCAAAAAAGAAGGCCAATTCTGGTACTTCCCAGCTTTCGGTTTATTGAATAGTCAGGGATTCAGGGATGGTGTTTGCAGGCTTGTgttgacagaaaaaaacaaacaaacaaaaaaagattcttCTAGTAAATGGACTTTGCAAGGAGTTTGAGATGACCGGGGAAGGAGACTTGGTGGCTGGGTAACTGAGGACAGTTCCAGGCTTAAGGTTCTTTTTGACCTTTGACAGGCCTCTGAATCCATGGACTGTGAGTCAATCCCCACACCCATCTATTTACCCAGCTGCTTTATGGACAAACCAGTGTCTCCCAATTGGTTCATCTTGAGACATAGGGCTTTTAGGGGCAGCTCTTTCATGTCAGCTTTCTGTCACCCAGACCTCCTACTAGGAGGATAAGTTCACACAGAGGAGGAAAGACTGGGGCTTCTAAGGCTGAGACGTGACCTATGGCAGAAGTAGCAGCCTGGAAGCACCGAGTCAGGGAAAGGACATTAGGCATGCGGGTGACTACCGCAATCCCTCAGGTGTGCCTGTACAACAATCCTCTTCAAGTCTCAGACTCAGCCTAAAAGCGCCGTCACCTTCCCCGCCATAGGACATGCCTTCCCCAAGCCAGCAGCAGTCCAGTTGAGGCTTCACTGTATGATCTCCAGGCTCTGATGAACTCCTCACCACACTGAAGTCCAAAGCCATTGGGATTGTGTGTTCCGGTGGTTTAGGGGTACATCCCAATAGTGCTTCCTTTCTACTCTCAACCTCCCAGCAGCCATCACTGCTTCCCATCTACtcccgtgtttcccagaaaataagacctacacagacaatcagctttaaagcgtcttttggagcaaaaattaatataagacccagtcttatactatattttataagacctggccttacattatattatataagacccagtcttataataaaataagtccgggacttatattaatttttgctccaaaagacgcattagagctgattgtccagctaggtcttattttcggggaaacaaggtcgGGGACATTGACATTCCCAGCTTCATCACTCTGCCTCAGGGCTGGCATGTGAAAACTGGTGTCTCCATTACTGGAAAGATGACATAATATAAAGTCAGTCTTGAATGACACAAATTCAAGGTTCAAAATTAACTTTGTGACtctgagcaaattacttaatctctctgatccCAGTTCCCTAATACATCTATAAAAAAAGAAGGTAATATCTCCCTACTTAGAAAGGCTGATGTGAGAATTCAACAGGATAACAGTCTACAAAACATCTAGCACACACTCCGTGGCCCTCAAAAGGCTCTGCCAACAGCTGTTCTGATTCTTCCAGTACTTGTAGGTTCCTGCCCTCCACACTCCTAGAACACCTGCCTTCTTCTCTGCTCTGGAGCACGGTCTCCAGGAGGAGACAGCTAGCCGAATTCCAGGCAATGTGCTTTTATAGGTAAGCAACGTTGCCATCTCTATACTGTGGGGCAATGGGAACAGGACCTGAACAAAAGCGAGCTTTCCTACCAACTTAGCTCAAATGCACCTACACCAACAGTGGTTTTGAAATAGAGCCTACAAAACCACACAGAGCGCACGTGTCTGCACATTACAAAAGATGAATCTCAGTCTCCCCGTGGAAGGCACACGAGTGGCAGACCAGTGAAGTCACATTACTCACCTCACCGTAGAGTCTGAAGAGCCAGTCACAATGACACGTTCGTCATACTGGAGGCAAAGGAC
Proteins encoded in this window:
- the FBXW11 gene encoding F-box/WD repeat-containing protein 11 isoform X7, encoding MEPDSVIEDKTIELMISNGTSSVIVSRKRPSEGNYQKEKDLCIKYFDQWSESDQVEFVEHLISRMCHYQHGHINSYLKPMLQRDFITALPEQGLDHIAENILSYLDARSLCAAELVCKEWQRVISEGMLWKKLIERMVRTDPLWKGLSERRGWDQYLFKNRPTDGPPNSFYRSLYPKIIQDIETIESNWRCGRHNLQRIQCRSENSKGVYCLQYDDEKIISGLRDNSIKIWDKTSLECLKVLTGHTGSVLCLQYDERVIVTGSSDSTVRVWDVNTGEVLNTLIHHNEAVLHLRFSNGLMVTCSKDRSIAVWDMASATDITLRRVLVGHRAAVNVVDFDDKYIVSASGDRTIKVWSTSTCEFVRTLNGHKRGIACLQYRDRLVVSGSSDNTIRLWDIECGACLRVLEGHEELVRCIRFDNKRIVSGAYDGKIKVWDLQAALDPRAPASTLCLRTLVEHSGRVFRLQFDEFQIISSSHDDTILIWDFLNVPPSAQNETRSPSRTYTYISR
- the FBXW11 gene encoding F-box/WD repeat-containing protein 11 isoform X5, whose amino-acid sequence is MEDQNEDESPKKNTLWQISNGTSSVIVSRKRPSEGNYQKEKDLCIKYFDQWSESDQVEFVEHLISRMCHYQHGHINSYLKPMLQRDFITALPEQGLDHIAENILSYLDARSLCAAELVCKEWQRVISEGMLWKKLIERMVRTDPLWKGLSERRGWDQYLFKNRPTDGPPNSFYRSLYPKIIQDIETIESNWRCGRHNLQRIQCRSENSKGVYCLQYDDEKIISGLRDNSIKIWDKTSLECLKVLTGHTGSVLCLQYDERVIVTGSSDSTVRVWDVNTGEVLNTLIHHNEAVLHLRFSNGLMVTCSKDRSIAVWDMASATDITLRRVLVGHRAAVNVVDFDDKYIVSASGDRTIKVWSTSTCEFVRTLNGHKRGIACLQYRDRLVVSGSSDNTIRLWDIECGACLRVLEGHEELVRCIRFDNKRIVSGAYDGKIKVWDLQAALDPRAPASTLCLRTLVEHSGRVFRLQFDEFQIISSSHDDTILIWDFLNVPPSAQNETRSPSRTYTYISR
- the FBXW11 gene encoding F-box/WD repeat-containing protein 11 isoform X6, whose translation is MCALSCLQSMPSVRCLQISNGTSSVIVSRKRPSEGNYQKEKDLCIKYFDQWSESDQVEFVEHLISRMCHYQHGHINSYLKPMLQRDFITALPEQGLDHIAENILSYLDARSLCAAELVCKEWQRVISEGMLWKKLIERMVRTDPLWKGLSERRGWDQYLFKNRPTDGPPNSFYRSLYPKIIQDIETIESNWRCGRHNLQRIQCRSENSKGVYCLQYDDEKIISGLRDNSIKIWDKTSLECLKVLTGHTGSVLCLQYDERVIVTGSSDSTVRVWDVNTGEVLNTLIHHNEAVLHLRFSNGLMVTCSKDRSIAVWDMASATDITLRRVLVGHRAAVNVVDFDDKYIVSASGDRTIKVWSTSTCEFVRTLNGHKRGIACLQYRDRLVVSGSSDNTIRLWDIECGACLRVLEGHEELVRCIRFDNKRIVSGAYDGKIKVWDLQAALDPRAPASTLCLRTLVEHSGRVFRLQFDEFQIISSSHDDTILIWDFLNVPPSAQNETRSPSRTYTYISR